One window of the Gemmatimonadota bacterium genome contains the following:
- the tilS gene encoding tRNA lysidine(34) synthetase TilS, with protein MELGMSLDILHRVEAYIQQECLLTPGDGVVVALSGGPDSVTLFDLLHRLKAKWDLTLYIAHLNHQLRPNAESDAAFVKQIARNYPVYIGKEDVVQRAKNKKQSLEEAARDARRAFLDAVKQKTGANRIALGHTKSDQAETVLFRLVRGSGLTGLGGIRPISEACWIRPLLSISRPEIESYVRTRNLQVLRDETNSDPKFLRNRIRTDLIPHLQKAYNPQIEDILSRSATLLQNDDAHLENIAEQALSETLLYSDSRKFILDVKRFFGYHISLRRRLIRKVLFALQASAEAARFQVVERILDISSTPGNSVQITPEISAYRTHDTLIITQLARAYCFLVEPDVPLDINGKFSIKILNRVNQEQVYNCYSSSKTAKHTVFFDLDQLPNRALYLRSPRPGDWFHPFGMQGKKKVSRLFGDSKIPRPLRGEIPLLVSGATILWVVGLRRSQIAPITPDTRRVLKATYSSMITQCEKRHL; from the coding sequence ATGGAACTCGGCATGTCCCTGGATATTCTACATCGCGTTGAAGCCTATATCCAACAAGAATGCCTTCTCACACCAGGAGATGGGGTGGTCGTAGCCCTGTCTGGTGGTCCCGACTCCGTCACCTTATTCGATCTGCTCCACCGCCTCAAAGCAAAATGGGACCTCACACTTTATATCGCGCATCTCAATCATCAACTTCGCCCCAATGCCGAAAGCGATGCCGCGTTTGTCAAACAGATCGCCCGCAACTATCCCGTCTATATCGGAAAGGAAGATGTTGTGCAGCGGGCAAAAAATAAAAAGCAATCTCTCGAAGAAGCAGCGCGCGATGCACGACGGGCATTTCTCGACGCCGTAAAACAAAAAACCGGCGCAAATCGGATCGCGCTTGGCCATACAAAAAGCGATCAGGCAGAAACCGTTCTGTTCCGACTTGTTCGCGGTTCAGGACTCACCGGATTGGGGGGTATCCGTCCAATTTCAGAAGCGTGTTGGATTCGCCCTTTGCTCTCAATTTCCAGACCGGAAATTGAATCTTATGTACGCACTCGCAATTTGCAGGTGCTGCGCGATGAAACAAATAGCGATCCAAAATTTTTGCGCAATCGCATTCGCACAGACCTGATACCCCACCTGCAAAAGGCATATAATCCCCAAATTGAAGACATCCTTTCACGCTCGGCAACCCTGCTACAGAATGACGATGCACACCTCGAAAACATTGCGGAACAGGCACTTTCAGAAACCCTCCTGTACAGCGATAGTCGAAAATTTATCCTTGATGTTAAGCGATTTTTCGGTTATCATATATCACTTCGGCGTCGCCTGATTCGAAAGGTGCTCTTTGCTCTCCAGGCCAGTGCCGAAGCCGCGCGTTTCCAGGTTGTTGAACGCATTCTCGACATTTCTTCCACTCCTGGAAACAGCGTTCAAATAACACCAGAAATCTCAGCTTATCGCACGCATGACACACTCATTATAACCCAACTCGCCCGAGCTTACTGCTTTTTGGTGGAACCCGATGTGCCGCTCGATATCAACGGCAAATTCTCAATAAAAATATTAAACCGGGTCAACCAGGAGCAGGTGTACAACTGCTACAGCAGTTCAAAGACAGCGAAACACACCGTCTTTTTTGACCTGGATCAACTTCCCAACCGGGCGTTGTATCTCCGTTCACCCAGGCCGGGCGACTGGTTTCACCCTTTTGGCATGCAGGGGAAAAAAAAAGTCAGCAGATTATTCGGCGACAGCAAAATACCCCGCCCACTGCGCGGTGAAATACCACTGCTGGTGAGCGGTGCGACCATTCTGTGGGTCGTTGGACTTCGGCGTTCACAGATCGCACCTATCACACCAGATACCCGGCGCGTGCTCAAAGCAACCTA
- a CDS encoding TlpA family protein disulfide reductase: protein MKKVLALWLCLLIASSARATEAPDFNLPGLSGERVQLTALLEKGPVLLDFWATWCKPCIKAMPKLEEIHAKYADRGLTVLGVNEDGPRGQNRIRPFLRGRNITFPIAIDADGSVMQRMQVRALPTTILIAPDREIVLREAGLSDGKAIIDALEILLPEKKVLEKKEASEKKETPDESK, encoded by the coding sequence ATGAAAAAAGTTCTCGCACTATGGCTCTGCCTTCTCATTGCATCATCTGCCCGCGCAACAGAAGCCCCTGATTTCAACCTGCCAGGCCTCAGTGGCGAACGGGTACAATTAACCGCGCTCCTCGAAAAGGGTCCTGTGTTACTCGACTTCTGGGCCACATGGTGCAAACCCTGCATCAAAGCAATGCCCAAACTCGAAGAAATCCACGCCAAATACGCCGACAGGGGACTCACCGTTCTCGGCGTAAACGAAGATGGGCCCCGAGGTCAAAACCGCATTCGCCCATTTTTGCGAGGGCGCAACATCACATTCCCAATCGCCATTGACGCCGATGGATCGGTTATGCAACGCATGCAAGTTCGCGCCCTGCCCACCACAATTCTCATTGCGCCAGACAGAGAAATTGTATTGCGAGAAGCCGGTCTATCCGATGGGAAGGCCATCATCGACGCTTTAGAAATCCTATTACCCGAAAAGAAAGTATTAGAAAAAAAAGAAGCATCGGAGAAAAAGGAAACCCCAGATGAAAGCAAGTAG
- a CDS encoding dicarboxylate/amino acid:cation symporter — protein sequence MNMRSLQVQIFIALIFGAISGVLLGESVLHFAFLGALFLKGLKVIIVPLIVTSIVFGVVGMGQVGHFGRLSAQTFTYYLSSSLLSIITGLVLVNAISPGKGAQLHLQAPPEQLAHSIAQFGDGPKAALERMLLDMVPDNVFKAMAEGQILPLIVFCFLLGFAIIRLPDPHQKRLCEFFQSAFEAMMQLTHFIIRLAPIGIFALVAKVVGTTGLSVFIDLGLYALTVFAGLVVHAAIILPLVLYFVGGISPLALLRAMSPALLTAFSTSSSSATLPITIESLAQRAGVSNRTTSFVAPLGATINMDGTALFECVAALFIAQAYGVELGFIQQFLVVLTALLASIGAAGIPMTGLVMLSIVLSSVGLPLEGIGLILAVDRILDMCRTTVNVWSDSCGTALIARRQGEKIDVTKR from the coding sequence ATGAATATGCGTTCGCTTCAGGTGCAAATCTTCATCGCGTTGATCTTCGGCGCAATAAGTGGCGTGCTATTAGGTGAATCCGTTCTTCACTTTGCCTTTTTAGGGGCCCTTTTCCTCAAGGGTCTTAAAGTGATCATTGTCCCCTTGATCGTCACTTCCATTGTTTTCGGGGTGGTCGGCATGGGCCAGGTCGGTCATTTTGGACGCCTGAGTGCTCAGACCTTTACCTATTACCTGAGCTCCAGCTTGTTGTCCATTATCACCGGTCTGGTATTGGTCAATGCCATAAGTCCAGGCAAGGGGGCGCAGTTGCATTTGCAAGCACCTCCTGAACAATTGGCCCATTCCATAGCTCAATTCGGCGACGGTCCCAAAGCCGCCCTTGAGCGGATGTTGTTGGATATGGTGCCGGATAATGTATTCAAGGCCATGGCTGAAGGTCAGATTTTGCCCTTGATCGTCTTTTGCTTTCTTCTCGGATTTGCCATCATCCGCTTGCCCGATCCGCACCAGAAGCGTCTGTGTGAGTTTTTCCAATCGGCCTTTGAGGCTATGATGCAATTGACCCATTTTATTATTCGTCTGGCACCCATCGGCATTTTTGCCCTGGTCGCCAAAGTTGTTGGTACTACCGGTCTGTCGGTTTTCATCGATTTGGGGTTGTACGCCCTCACTGTCTTTGCTGGTCTGGTCGTCCACGCGGCGATTATCTTGCCGCTCGTGCTCTATTTTGTGGGTGGCATATCGCCTCTGGCTCTCCTGCGCGCCATGAGTCCGGCTCTTCTCACTGCTTTTTCTACCAGTTCTTCTTCGGCGACCTTGCCCATTACCATTGAATCGCTGGCACAACGCGCTGGCGTTTCCAACCGCACCACCAGTTTTGTCGCGCCGCTGGGTGCCACCATCAATATGGATGGTACAGCCCTGTTCGAATGCGTCGCCGCCTTATTTATTGCTCAAGCCTATGGGGTTGAGTTAGGATTTATCCAGCAATTCCTGGTCGTCCTTACCGCTTTGTTGGCCTCCATCGGCGCGGCTGGTATTCCTATGACGGGCCTGGTGATGCTTTCTATTGTTCTATCCTCTGTGGGGCTGCCCCTGGAGGGGATCGGTCTGATTCTGGCTGTGGATCGCATTTTGGACATGTGTCGCACCACTGTCAATGTTTGGAGTGATTCGTGTGGCACAGCCCTGATAGCCCGCCGCCAGGGCGAAAAAATAGACGTTACTAAACGCTGA
- a CDS encoding Gfo/Idh/MocA family oxidoreductase — protein sequence MVSIGIIGLGFMGMTHYRGIRSVRGGKVAAICTRSPKKRAGDWRGLGGNFGEPGGVEDLSGIRTYEKIDDLLSDASIDLVDICLPTSQHCEVAIAAMRAGKHVLVEKPIALSLEDADRMVQVSEQTGRLMMVAQVLPFFPEFAYLKQVVDGGEYGNVLGAHFKRVISQPNWTTAFGNMEKSGGPGVDLHIHDTHYILVLLGRPDRVVSSGRLVRDRYVEYISTSYQYDSQPDLCVTCASGAISQQGRAFTHGFEVYMERATVLFEFATLGGKPVVTMPVTLLTDDGEVRVPDLGDADPVVAFTNEIQAAVDAVESGEVAREISGESAADALRLCFVEVESVRRRQAVVV from the coding sequence ATGGTTTCGATAGGTATTATTGGATTGGGATTTATGGGTATGACACATTACCGGGGGATTCGGAGTGTGCGTGGAGGTAAGGTGGCTGCGATATGCACGCGCAGTCCCAAAAAGCGAGCGGGAGATTGGCGGGGTTTGGGAGGTAATTTTGGAGAGCCGGGGGGGGTGGAAGATCTTTCGGGTATTCGCACGTATGAGAAGATTGATGATTTGCTATCGGACGCTTCAATTGATCTGGTCGATATTTGTTTGCCGACGTCGCAACACTGCGAGGTTGCGATTGCTGCGATGCGCGCGGGCAAGCATGTGCTGGTCGAAAAGCCCATTGCGCTGAGTCTGGAGGATGCCGACCGCATGGTACAGGTGTCCGAACAGACGGGAAGGTTGATGATGGTGGCACAGGTTTTGCCCTTTTTTCCGGAGTTTGCCTATCTCAAGCAGGTGGTCGATGGTGGGGAATACGGCAATGTGCTCGGCGCGCATTTCAAGCGCGTTATTTCGCAGCCCAATTGGACGACTGCCTTCGGCAATATGGAAAAGAGCGGGGGACCGGGCGTCGATTTGCATATTCACGATACGCATTATATCCTGGTGTTGCTCGGTCGGCCAGATCGGGTGGTGTCTTCGGGCAGGCTGGTGCGAGATCGGTATGTGGAATATATTTCGACGAGTTATCAATACGATAGCCAGCCGGATTTGTGCGTGACGTGTGCTTCGGGTGCTATTTCTCAGCAGGGGAGGGCGTTTACGCACGGGTTTGAGGTTTATATGGAGCGCGCTACGGTGCTTTTCGAGTTTGCGACTCTGGGCGGCAAGCCGGTTGTGACGATGCCCGTGACCTTGTTGACGGATGATGGTGAGGTGCGAGTACCTGATTTGGGCGATGCCGATCCCGTGGTGGCATTTACCAACGAGATTCAAGCTGCGGTAGATGCCGTGGAAAGCGGCGAAGTTGCCAGAGAAATTTCTGGAGAGAGTGCTGCTGACGCGCTGCGTCTGTGTTTTGTGGAGGTTGAGTCGGTAAGGCGTAGGCAGGCAGTGGTGGTGTGA
- a CDS encoding alpha/beta fold hydrolase — MRQYLWIAIFLIGCGGTTAPTPTEPELTAQHARLEPVQFQTPDGFLLFGTLFSSPNHPAPRPAVILLHPFNENHIQWADFVPELVAERGYLALAFDLRGHGNSIFRNGQPYTIQNFSIEDFNQMPLDVVAAIAFLKTRTEADPNRIGVIGTDIGANIAFVSAGLYPDIKATVSVSPSFRENQAQEILIGTNIPGFAPRNILYLAAFGDGYAYTSSQNMSELTRGVTAVIGYQGTGHGLDLLAQGNAWTTALDWLDKNL; from the coding sequence ATGCGCCAATACCTGTGGATCGCGATATTTTTAATCGGATGCGGCGGCACCACTGCGCCGACACCTACCGAACCTGAACTCACCGCCCAGCACGCGCGCCTGGAACCCGTACAATTTCAAACGCCAGACGGCTTTCTGTTATTTGGCACACTCTTTTCTTCGCCCAATCACCCCGCCCCTCGCCCTGCAGTCATCCTGCTCCATCCATTTAACGAAAACCACATTCAGTGGGCGGACTTTGTTCCCGAACTCGTTGCCGAGCGAGGATATTTGGCACTCGCCTTTGATCTGCGCGGGCATGGCAACAGCATCTTTCGCAATGGGCAACCGTACACAATCCAGAACTTTTCCATTGAAGACTTCAACCAGATGCCGCTCGATGTCGTCGCTGCAATTGCATTTCTCAAAACCCGCACAGAAGCCGACCCCAACCGCATCGGTGTCATCGGTACAGACATCGGTGCCAACATCGCCTTTGTAAGCGCGGGTCTGTATCCCGATATCAAAGCAACCGTATCCGTTTCGCCCAGCTTTCGCGAAAATCAGGCTCAGGAAATTCTCATCGGCACCAATATTCCCGGTTTTGCACCCCGCAACATTCTCTATCTCGCAGCTTTTGGCGATGGATATGCCTACACCTCATCCCAAAACATGTCTGAATTGACCCGGGGGGTTACTGCCGTAATCGGCTATCAGGGAACGGGACATGGACTCGACTTGCTCGCCCAGGGCAACGCGTGGACAACCGCCCTGGACTGGCTCGACAAAAATCTTTGA
- a CDS encoding sulfatase-like hydrolase/transferase: MSKPNILMIITDQQRWDALSCVSDWLETPNMDRIAAEGVRFSNCVTNSPVCIPTRLSLATGHYPHNTGVWDNQDHTLSPDCPTWMQAVRDAGYRTSLFGKTHLHPHGGDLRDREHLMHSYGLDDVDEIGGPRASARCLSYMTAMWEEKGLWAAYQADFEERFSNKPWVTRPSTLPFEDYADVYVGQQAKKYLAGYDRDQPWFCWVSFGGPHEPWDTPEPHYSRYNPEDMPDPVAAPEDDRERPRGLLDAKQKIPFEPGEEKLLRANYAGNVTLIDDQIGEIFDVIEQRGEMDNTVVVLTSDHGEMNGDYGFIYKSNLLNGAVRVPLLIRTPGTASSDVAGSVCDSPIEWFDAGPTLVELAGGELDFRQFAKSACPVLEDPTREHRTEAISEYGGEIMLLDREWKIALNREGQPYLLFNVQEDPGEVNNLAGLPEMAEVENQLRLRILDRVASSQVLSGAHFALGT, from the coding sequence ATGAGCAAACCGAATATTTTGATGATTATAACTGATCAGCAGCGGTGGGATGCGCTGAGTTGTGTGAGCGATTGGCTGGAGACGCCCAATATGGACCGCATTGCGGCCGAGGGCGTGCGGTTTTCAAATTGCGTGACCAATTCCCCGGTGTGTATTCCAACGCGGTTGAGTCTGGCTACCGGGCATTATCCGCACAATACGGGGGTTTGGGATAATCAGGACCACACGTTATCGCCAGATTGTCCAACGTGGATGCAGGCGGTGCGCGATGCGGGGTATCGCACGAGTCTGTTTGGCAAGACGCATTTACACCCGCACGGAGGCGATTTGAGGGATCGCGAGCATTTGATGCACAGTTATGGGCTTGATGATGTGGATGAGATTGGCGGGCCAAGGGCGAGCGCGCGATGTTTGTCGTATATGACGGCGATGTGGGAAGAGAAGGGGTTGTGGGCTGCGTATCAGGCGGATTTCGAGGAGCGTTTTAGCAATAAGCCCTGGGTGACGCGGCCATCGACATTGCCTTTTGAGGATTATGCGGATGTGTATGTGGGACAGCAGGCGAAGAAGTATCTGGCGGGATATGACCGCGATCAACCCTGGTTCTGCTGGGTGAGTTTTGGGGGGCCTCACGAACCGTGGGATACGCCAGAACCCCATTATAGCCGGTATAACCCGGAGGATATGCCCGATCCGGTTGCGGCGCCAGAGGATGACCGCGAGCGTCCACGGGGTTTGTTAGATGCCAAGCAAAAGATACCTTTTGAACCGGGAGAAGAGAAATTGTTGCGCGCAAATTACGCGGGCAATGTCACGTTGATTGACGATCAGATTGGCGAGATTTTCGATGTGATTGAACAGCGCGGCGAGATGGATAATACGGTTGTTGTACTGACGTCGGATCACGGCGAGATGAATGGGGATTACGGTTTTATTTATAAGAGCAATCTTTTAAATGGTGCGGTGCGGGTTCCCCTGCTGATTCGCACGCCCGGGACGGCGAGTAGTGATGTTGCTGGTTCGGTGTGTGATAGTCCTATTGAGTGGTTTGACGCGGGACCGACGCTGGTTGAGCTCGCAGGGGGTGAACTCGACTTCAGACAGTTTGCCAAATCGGCCTGTCCCGTTCTGGAAGATCCGACGCGAGAACACCGCACAGAAGCGATATCGGAATACGGTGGGGAAATTATGTTGTTGGATCGCGAATGGAAAATCGCGCTGAATCGCGAGGGACAGCCCTATTTGCTTTTTAATGTGCAAGAAGATCCCGGTGAGGTGAATAATCTCGCGGGTTTGCCCGAGATGGCCGAGGTTGAGAATCAACTGCGCCTGCGGATTCTCGATCGCGTGGCTTCGTCACAGGTTTTGTCGGGGGCGCATTTTGCGTTGGGGACATGA
- a CDS encoding sulfatase-like hydrolase/transferase, whose product MFEGKPHIIFVITDQQRFDTIHAWGYDYMVTPTLDRLARESVSFRQAYCPGATCVASRAAIFTGMYPHTTGVYSFDHWANHRNWVQDLSDAGYYCVNIGKMHLTPRDIPGGFHERVIVENPTNKALDGGGADDDWGRYMTFHNVKRPNDRNKADPEWLNKCQGVVWHEEARFHSDVFIGNSALNWIRNHQGDKPLFLQVGFTGPHEPWDPLPRHLDLYRDRDMPPCVKRDGELEDKPPQHAAHLDMHATTDHESQIDLRGRTDDELAEMKRHYYGNISTVDEKLGEIMDALQARGWLENSLLIFCSDHGEMLGDHGLAYKWLMYDPIVHIPLMIRTPQSVDRPCETRDLVSLMDLGPTILNAAGVAVPTYLEGRSLMPYLNGETPVPRKYVFCEDNYQIMMRSQTHKMVYYIGQAEGELYDLDRDPGELWNVWNRSEYADVKGEMFTDLLSWMATSNYYNAGYKRQRSKQYRMRWPSENDAYLHGRKGQPKPRAVDL is encoded by the coding sequence ATGTTTGAGGGCAAGCCGCATATTATTTTTGTGATTACAGATCAGCAGCGTTTTGATACCATTCACGCCTGGGGATATGATTACATGGTTACGCCCACGCTGGATCGGCTCGCGAGAGAGAGTGTGTCGTTTCGGCAGGCGTATTGTCCCGGTGCGACGTGTGTGGCGTCGCGGGCGGCAATTTTTACGGGTATGTACCCGCATACGACGGGCGTTTATAGTTTTGATCACTGGGCAAATCACCGCAACTGGGTGCAGGATTTATCGGATGCGGGCTACTATTGCGTGAATATTGGCAAGATGCACTTGACTCCGCGTGATATTCCCGGTGGATTTCACGAGCGCGTTATTGTGGAAAATCCCACCAATAAAGCACTGGATGGCGGTGGGGCAGATGACGATTGGGGCAGGTACATGACGTTTCACAATGTGAAGCGGCCCAATGATCGCAATAAGGCAGATCCCGAGTGGCTCAACAAATGTCAGGGGGTTGTGTGGCACGAGGAGGCGCGGTTTCACAGCGATGTGTTTATCGGCAATTCTGCGTTGAACTGGATTCGCAATCACCAGGGCGATAAACCGCTGTTTCTCCAGGTTGGATTTACGGGACCTCACGAGCCCTGGGATCCTTTGCCAAGACATTTGGATTTGTATCGCGATCGAGATATGCCGCCGTGTGTAAAGCGCGATGGAGAATTGGAGGATAAGCCGCCGCAACATGCGGCGCATCTGGATATGCACGCGACGACTGATCACGAATCGCAAATCGATTTGCGCGGGCGCACAGATGATGAACTCGCCGAGATGAAGCGGCATTATTACGGGAATATTTCGACGGTTGATGAAAAGCTGGGCGAGATTATGGATGCTCTGCAAGCGCGGGGGTGGTTGGAGAATAGTTTGTTGATTTTTTGTTCGGATCACGGCGAGATGCTGGGCGATCACGGGTTGGCGTATAAGTGGTTGATGTACGATCCGATTGTGCATATTCCGCTGATGATTCGCACGCCGCAGTCTGTTGATCGTCCGTGCGAAACACGCGATCTGGTTTCGCTTATGGATTTGGGTCCGACGATTCTGAACGCTGCGGGGGTAGCTGTTCCGACCTATTTGGAGGGGCGTTCTTTGATGCCGTATTTGAATGGGGAGACGCCCGTGCCTCGAAAATACGTTTTCTGCGAGGATAATTATCAGATTATGATGCGGTCACAGACCCATAAGATGGTGTATTATATCGGGCAAGCAGAAGGCGAGTTGTATGATTTAGATCGCGATCCCGGAGAGTTGTGGAATGTTTGGAATAGGTCTGAATACGCCGATGTGAAAGGCGAGATGTTCACAGATTTGCTCAGTTGGATGGCGACGAGCAATTATTACAATGCCGGATACAAACGCCAGCGCAGCAAACAATATCGCATGCGATGGCCCTCGGAAAACGACGCGTATTTGCACGGGCGCAAAGGGCAACCAAAACCCCGGGCTGTCGATTTGTAG
- a CDS encoding isochorismatase family protein encodes MALGKRRVFARAQRATKTPGCRFVEGDIQYDRRLVRRGDAMATLQLKVQYFQDSTPPEVPCREENFVVRELDFALPVEQTALVLIDLWNVHHIDSWIERAEAVTKEVIAPLIGRAREYGLTIVQAPSPGVLANFPDKYEVYQGCTPEPEPGPPPSWPPAEFRNRQGTYACFRGPRNQEPGIDLYWQSLTGQLDISPHIAVEEGDFVVGTGQQLHDLCQERGILHLLFAGFATNWCILGRDYGVRAMRGRGYNTILVREATDGVEFPDTLEAKWATELAVREVEQVHGFSTSTADFYAACTRIVH; translated from the coding sequence ATGGCCCTCGGAAAACGACGCGTATTTGCACGGGCGCAAAGGGCAACCAAAACCCCGGGCTGTCGATTTGTAGAGGGTGACATACAATATGATCGCAGACTTGTGAGAAGAGGAGACGCAATGGCGACGCTACAACTGAAAGTGCAGTACTTCCAAGACAGCACGCCCCCAGAAGTGCCCTGCCGTGAGGAAAATTTCGTCGTGCGGGAACTGGATTTCGCCCTGCCAGTCGAGCAGACGGCGCTAGTGCTGATCGACCTGTGGAACGTGCATCACATCGATAGCTGGATCGAGCGCGCCGAGGCGGTGACCAAGGAAGTGATTGCGCCGCTTATCGGGCGAGCGCGCGAATATGGCCTGACCATCGTGCAGGCACCCAGTCCCGGAGTACTGGCCAATTTCCCGGATAAGTACGAGGTGTACCAAGGCTGCACGCCCGAGCCTGAACCGGGGCCGCCGCCGAGTTGGCCGCCAGCCGAGTTCCGCAACCGGCAGGGGACGTACGCCTGTTTCCGGGGGCCGCGCAACCAAGAGCCGGGCATTGATCTTTATTGGCAGAGCCTAACCGGGCAACTCGATATTTCGCCCCACATCGCCGTGGAGGAAGGGGACTTTGTCGTGGGCACGGGCCAGCAACTGCACGATTTGTGCCAAGAGCGCGGCATTCTGCATTTGCTCTTCGCCGGCTTTGCGACCAACTGGTGTATATTGGGCCGCGACTACGGGGTTCGCGCCATGCGCGGGCGGGGCTATAACACCATTTTGGTGCGAGAGGCCACGGACGGAGTGGAATTTCCCGATACACTAGAGGCTAAGTGGGCCACGGAATTGGCCGTGCGCGAAGTCGAGCAAGTGCATGGCTTTTCCACCTCGACAGCCGATTTTTACGCCGCCTGCACCCGAATTGTGCATTGA
- a CDS encoding Uma2 family endonuclease: MAFPPRQPIFTPPAPELCIEIMSPSNSMDEMEEKKDLYMERGALEVWICEESGAISFWDIQGKISTSVLFPDFPESIHVPFEK; encoded by the coding sequence ATGGCTTTTCCACCTCGACAGCCGATTTTTACGCCGCCTGCACCCGAATTGTGCATTGAGATTATGTCACCGAGCAATTCCATGGATGAGATGGAAGAGAAGAAAGATCTTTATATGGAGCGCGGTGCTTTAGAAGTCTGGATTTGCGAAGAATCGGGTGCCATCAGTTTTTGGGATATTCAGGGCAAAATATCGACGTCCGTCCTGTTTCCAGACTTTCCCGAATCTATTCATGTGCCTTTTGAGAAATAG